CGGCCCGAAGCGTCCGCATGGGCCGGAAAAGATCGGTGGCGCCCCGAATCCGGACGATGTGTGCGCCGCGACCAGACCGAACATCCTGGAGTCGTAACATGCCGTGCTCATGGCGATCACTGCGCCGCCGACTACTGACCCGCATCCCGGACGGGATGGTCGCCGTCCGTCGTGGACCTGGCCTGGTTGACACCACGTCCCGGAGCGTCTTCGAGATGGTGGACCGCACGGTACGGGCCGGCTTCGACGCGGCCCTGGACTCGTCCAGCGTCGGCGAGCTGGAGACCCGGCTGGACCGTACCGCGCGGGACTTCAGAGGTTTCGCCTACGAAGGGGCCGCATCGGCGTACGCGATGCTCGACGCGGTGTCCCCGACCCGGACCCGGCGGGTGGGCCGACTGCTGACCGGACGAGGTGCGGCACACCGCTACCTGATCTACTTCGGGGTCGGCCGGGCGATAGGCCGACTGCCCCGCTTTCGGTGGCGCTCGGTGCTGCCCGCCGACCCGATGCTGCACTGGTTGGCAGTCGATGGTCTCGGTTTCCACCGGGCAATACTCGACCCGGTCAGGTACGTCCGCCAGCAGCACCGGGCCGATGTGGCGGGATGGCCGTACGGAGACTTCCGGCACTACCTGAATCGCGCACTTGACCAAGGCACCGGCCGGGCACTGTGGTTCGTGGAGGGTGCTGACGTCGACCGGGTGGTCGCGACTGTCGGACGGTTCCCGGCGCAGCGCCACGACGATCTGTTGAGC
The sequence above is a segment of the Solwaraspora sp. WMMD406 genome. Coding sequences within it:
- a CDS encoding DUF1702 family protein; the encoded protein is MPCSWRSLRRRLLTRIPDGMVAVRRGPGLVDTTSRSVFEMVDRTVRAGFDAALDSSSVGELETRLDRTARDFRGFAYEGAASAYAMLDAVSPTRTRRVGRLLTGRGAAHRYLIYFGVGRAIGRLPRFRWRSVLPADPMLHWLAVDGLGFHRAILDPVRYVRQQHRADVAGWPYGDFRHYLNRALDQGTGRALWFVEGADVDRVVATVGRFPAQRHDDLLSGVGFAATYTSGVSESALRRLWRLSGEHRSFLAQGAAFAAQARHRAGLVNAHTRTAAAVLCGTSVEQATDIAERSEVGLAPDGALPGFGVWRQRVADRFTSRGRR